One Mercenaria mercenaria strain notata chromosome 12, MADL_Memer_1, whole genome shotgun sequence DNA segment encodes these proteins:
- the LOC123533913 gene encoding uncharacterized protein LOC123533913: MASGRDMSSSVLGSSDVIHDFSCTPCFEDGKNMEAINFCVNCQTYFCESCVGMHNKLLKSHSVLHQAAMKAGSRTQSKTTAILPTGDCDDHPGNVIQMYCGDHDLVCCTVCIAVDHRACKGVDFIPKVAEGIMKGQEQVETKASLDAVYKDLQQLKAEKSKELSELKESQEDILNEIIQFKDRVLARIDELERKAVTEVCAKYKEISGQINSELNSLDECLKTTAEQKKTLDEIGGDNEVQLFVNVKQSQKVKRKGENLIEELKHTDPRTISFEFDNHFESIVKDIESFGAVSANHPYTASLIGEYTCKTNTCSSQGSIFDCCVLDNGHVLLTDYSNEKLKRLDSAYNLKDWCHIDRPFGVCQTGPNDVAVSSWDGKKICLVSIGSNMTLKGSFSVGEHCRGIVHHKGELFIACGIYRGGGNTVKVYDLSGRLLRNLQCNVVSIMHMSMKYDGSDIVLAESNKGLVKLNRQGEKTSECSDPCLKTVSGVCYSTSGDLFVCCKDSNNVVQFDKDGNMIKEILTETDGIKSPASVTFVDAPERLILTFWSSNTIKVYKLS; this comes from the exons ATGGCGTCTGGGCGAGATATGTCGAGTTCTGTTCTTGGATCTTCTGACGTCATTCACGATTTTTCTTGTACACCTTGTTTTGAAGATGGAAAAAATATGGAGGCTATTAATTTCTGTGTTAACTGTCAAACATACTTTTGTGAATCTTGTGTTGGAATGCATAACAAATTGTTAAAATCTCACAGTGTTCTTCATCAAGCCGCCATGAAAGCAGGATCTCGAACCCAATCGAAAACGACTGCGATATTACCGACGGGCGACTGCGATGACCATCCGGGAAACGTGATCCAGATGTACTGTGGGGATCATGATTTAGTTTGCTGTACTGTGTGCATCGCTGTTGATCATAG gGCATGTAAGGGCGTAGACTTTATACCGAAAGTGGCAGAAGGAATCATGAAAGGTCAAGAACAGGTTGAAACAAAAGCTTCACTAGATGCTGTCTATAAAGATCTCCAACAACTCAAAGCGGAGAAATCCAAGGAACTATCCGAGTTAAAAGAGTCACAAGAAGACATACTCAATGAGATTATACAGTTTAAAGACCGAGTTCTAGCCAGAATAGACGAACTGGAGAGAAAAGCTGTAACAGAGGTATGTGCGAAGTATAAAGAAATCTCTGGTCAAATAAACAGCGAATTAAATTCGCTTGACGAGTGTCTGAAAACTACTGCTGAACAGAAAAAGACACTTGACGAAATCGGTGGAGATAATGAAGTACAGCTGTTTGTAAATGTCAAACAAAGTCAGAAAGTGAAAAGAAAGGGTGAAAACTTGATTGAGGAATTGAAACATACAGATCCTAGAACAATTTCTTTTGAGTTTGATAATCATTTTGAATCCATTGTTAAAGATATAGAATCCTTTGGTGCAGTGTCCGCAAATCATCCATACACCGCGTCCTTAATTGGAGAGTATACTTGTAAGACAAATACATGTAGTTCTCAAGGTTCAATTTTCGACTGTTGTGTGTTAGACAATGGTCATGTTCTTCTTACTGACTATAGCAATGAAAAGTTAAAACGACTTGACTCGGCGTACAATCTAAAAGACTGGTGTCACATAGACAGACCATTTGGTGTATGTCAGACTGGACCAAATGATGTAGCTGTGTCTTCATGGGATGGTAAGAAGATTTGCCTTGTAAGCATTGGCAGTAATATGACTTTGAAAGGATCATTCAGTGTTGGTGAGCATTGTAGGGGAATTGTTCATCACAAAGGTGAGCTTTTCATTGCATGCGGAATTTACCGAGGTGGTGGAAATACGGTAAAGGTGTATGACTTGTCTGGCCGGCTTCTACGTAATTTGCAGTGCAATGTTGTCTCCATAATGCATATGTCAATGAAGTATGATGGTTCAGATATTGTTTTAGCTGAGAGTAACAAAGGCTTGGTTAAATTGAACAGACAAGGTGAGAAGACATCAGAATGCTCCGATCCTTGTTTAAAAACTGTATCTGGTGTATGTTACAGTACATCTGGGGATTTGTTCGTGTGTTGCAAGGACTCGAACAATGTTGTCCAGTTTGACAAAGACGGGAACATGATAAAAGAGATCCTGACAGAAACTGACGGAATAAAATCCCCAGCATCGGTTACATTTGTTGATGCTCCCGAACGATTGATACTTACATTCTGGTCATCAAACACTATAAAAGTGTATAAATTATCATAG
- the LOC128547598 gene encoding uncharacterized protein LOC128547598 — MSFEFDNHFESVVKDIESFGAVSDNANRPYTASLIGEYNCKTNTCSSQCLIFDCCVLDNGHVLITDYNNQKLKRLDSTYKLKDYCHIDTPFGVCQTEPNDVAVSSWDGMKICLVNVGNNMTLKRSFNVGVHCRGIVHHKGELFVACGPFQGVENTVKVYDLYDRLLRTLQYNVSSITHMSMKYDGSNIVLAENKKGLVKLNRQGEKTSEFSDPCLKFAFGVCGSTSGDLFVCCKDSNNVVQFDKDGERIKEILTETDGIKSPVSVTFLNAPKRLILTFWSSNTIKVYTLS, encoded by the coding sequence ATGTCTTTTGAGTTTGATAATCATTTTGAATCCGTTGTTAAAGATATCGAATCCTTTGGTGCAGTGTCTGATAATGCAAATCGTCCGTACACCGCGTCCTTAATTGGAGAGTATAATTGTAAGACGAACACATGTAGTTCTCAATGTTTGATTTTCGACTGTTGTGTGTTAGACAATGGTCATGTTCTTATTACCGACTATAACAATCAAAAGTTAAAACGACTTGATTCGACGTACAAACTGAAAGACTATTGTCACATAGACACACCATTTGGCGTATGTCAGACTGAACCAAATGATGTAGCCGTGTCTTCATGGGATGGTATGAAGATTTGTCTTGTAAATGTTGGCAATAATATGACTTTGAAGCGATCATTCAATGTTGGTGTGCACTGTAGGGGAATTGTTCATCACAAAGGTGAGCTATTCGTTGCATGTGGACCATTCCAAGGTGTTGAAAATACGGTAAAGGTGTATGACCTTTATGATCGGCTTCTACGTACTTTACAGTACAATGTTTCCTCCATAACACATATGTCGATGAAGTATGATGGTTCAAATATTGTTTTAGCCGAGAATAAAAAAGGCTTGGTAAAACTGAACAGACAAGGTGAGAAAACATCAGAATTCTCTGATCCTTGTCTGAAATTTGCATTTGGTGTATGTGGCAGTACAAGTGGTGATTTGTTCGTATGTTGTAAGGACTCGAACAATGTTGTCCAGTTTGACAAAGACGGGGAAAGGATAAAAGAAATCCTGACAGAAACTGACGGAATAAAATCCCCAGTATCGGTTACATTTTTAAATGCTCCCAAACGATTAATACTCACATTCTGGTCATCAAACACTATAAAAGTGTATACATTATCATAG